From Hemitrygon akajei chromosome 15, sHemAka1.3, whole genome shotgun sequence:
cacaaaaacactgtctaatccaatttactatctcatcttgaatgcagaacgactgaacattcttgaccagcctcccatgtggaacctgttaaatgccttgcaaaattccatgtagataacatccactgtcattgccttcattcactttccaggtaacttcctcaaaaaactctataagattggttagacgtgaCCTATGCGAtgacatgctgactatccttaaacagtccatgtctatccaaaagcTTATGTACCTAGTCCTGTAGAATACCTTCTAACAACTTTCCCAAAACTGAGATCAGACTCACCGGACTATAATTTCTTGATTTATGTTCAGAGCCTTTTTAAACAGTTTAACAATGCTGGataacctccaatcctctggaacctcccctgtcactaaggattttataaatatctctgctagctCCCaaccaatttctgcacttgtatcCCATGGGGTCTGAGGGAACAAATTGTCAGGTCCTGGGATTTATTCcccgctgcccccccccccatcccaattTGCTTcaaggtagcaaacacctcctcctctgtaacctgtacagggtccatgaagctgatgtgactttgcctcacttctatatacTCCTGTGCCCATCTCTTGAGTGAATACAGATacaaagaattcatttaagatctcccccatttgtttgtttcagctccacacatggattaccattctggtcttacAGAAGACCATttctgtcccttgcaatccttttgctcttaacataactGCAGAATCCCAtagaattctccttcaccttggctGTTTGAGCAACTTCATGCCCTTCTTTTTAGCTTTCCTGTTTTCTTTTgtaaagtgttctcttgcatttcttgtacttcataagcacctcatttgttcctgcttgcctatacctgctatgcaactTTTCTCTTAActagggtctcaatatctcttgaaaaccaaggttctctatacctattatctttaccttttattccgacaggcacatacaagcttcgtACTCGCCAAATGGTGTTTTGAAAGCCTCCCGCACACCAAATACAGCCTTGCCAGAAAGTAGCCTGTCCCTATCCACACCTGCCATAtcgtttctgataccatcaaaattggcctttcttcaatttGGAATTTCaacagacctatctttttgcatatttactttgaaattaatgacaTTGTGGTTACTGGATGCAAAGAGTTCTCctacataaacttctgtcacACACCCTATCTCATTCcccaatagcagatccagtattgcacgCTCTCTTGTTGGGACCTCTAAGtattgatgaaggaaactttcctgaatacatttgacaaacttgatcccatctagtccttttacagaatgggattcccagtccatatgtggaaagttaaaatccctaGTATGACAATGTTATGTTTCATAACCAACAAAGAAAATGAAAAGGTGAGCTATGGGAGTTTATCACATCTTCTACCATAGCTATAAATACTCCTTAAGAACAGTGAAAAACTTGGTGACTTTTATTTTGATTCAACCATGAACCACATTATAAGAGTCTTAGTCAcagagcacaggaacagtcctTTCAGCCTATCACCTCCATGCTGGCTATTGCACCCAAATGTACTCAACCCATTCACCCACACTAGCTCTAAGTTCTTAATATGAGAATATCAAACCCATTAAATAGCTTGAAAAATAGAGAAATGCTTTCTCACCTTGAGTTTGTGGAGTGTAATATCACCCAGTCTGAAATAAGTTTTCAGATAAAACTTTGCTTCCTTTGGAGATCGCAATAGATGAGAACTCAGTGACAGTGCCTTTAGGTAGTAGTTTTCAGCCATCTCATACTGCTGATACAAATAGTACACTGTGGCTAATCGATAAAAAGCAACACGTTCCTTCAGCTGGTCTCCTAATGATCACATGAAAAATGTCTTTGAAGTAGTGAAGACAAGAAAAATAGCTATTGCTTAATTTACATTTATAACGTTGTACAATCAgtttaaagaaaataaaattcagTGCAGAAGAAAGAAATTTGGCTCAATGTGTCTATGTAGTTTCCTTCACTGGAACCATTTATTGAAATGCAATTACTTTCTCCCCTTAATATTGTTTTGCCTCAAACGTTGGGTCTTTTCCTATTGTTTTCAGTGGAAGTGCTTTTACTGCCAATTCCTTTTGTTGAAGTGAAAGTAAGTCTCATCTGTTTTCCTTTTGTATGTAGCCAGCCACTCAAGATCGGTCATTTCGGAAATTAACACTGTAAATGTCCCAATGAATAAAATCAAGACAGCTTTAATTCTAATTCTGCATACATTTACGATTATCAGAGCTTTAGCTGCATTTCTTATCTtggcatatttttaaaaatttattatatttatttatttagaggtgctGCACAGAATAGGCTGTTCGAGCCACACCCCCAGCAACTTCTTAcaatcccaatttaaccctaacctaacggcaggacaatttacaataacaaaTTAACTACTtgattcatctttggaatgtgggacccAGAGAAGGACCCAGAGAAACTCctcacattccatggggaggacatacagagactccttatagaggacaccaggattgaactctgaactctgaggccccaagctgtaataacctCACATTATATGCTACCCTATTGAGGCACCCACTTTTATATTAACTATTCCAGATTGTACTTGGCAGCATAGATCTACACATGCTAGTAATCTTAATACAAACCTAAAAGCATCTAACAATGAAAGTTAAAGTATTATAAATTATAGGTCCTGCAGCCAgatttgaaagactttggaaatAGGACTCCAATCATCCTAAATTTTAGAATTATTTTTGGCTCAAGTGTATGTCTCCCAATGTACCTCTTATCCATGTCAGTTTTGATAATCATCTACACATCAAGATTCTGCCTTTCCCTGTCCAAAATAACAAGGATGAGAACACAACCCCTTCAGAAAGGGAGGGTGGCCTTGAAACGCCGAAGAGGAAAATTGTTTTCTGAAATTATGCTGCCCAGGAATTTGAGTACTTAAGCTCCTTCTTTCTTTAAAAAACAACTGTCCCCAGAATTAAACAACTGaaaatcaattttattttcccAGAATGAAATGCGTTAACTTCCAGATCCTGCATATTTTGTCTCAACCAAGCACTTAGGAGCATGAATTATTCTTGTGCCCAAAATGTGATTTGCACAGCTTCTTAGCCAGAAACAGAACATTATTAACTGCTGTAGTGCGGATGACATAGTATAAATTCCAAAAACATCCAACATTCAATAACTGAAAATCTTCATGAGCAGCTGAAATTTTCATTGATGAGCCAATGGCCAGTACTGTACTATGGTGTCCATATAATACAACAATGGGATCGACCACTATTACTGCTGATACTGATGTACAATTTACATCTGTCCATGACAAAGGCAGTCATTGGCAACAATTTAGATTAATTCCAGGTTATTGCTTATACAACACCTACGCAGTCTGGTTGATGGGTGCTGCCAGTCTGCGTACTTCATAATAATGGATACCCCAACATATACTAAGTACCTTTGACTCTACTATTCATTTCAAAGTTTTAGTAGACCAACAAATCAAGGTAGAAGTATTACGGTATTACATCAGGTTACATGCCTAATGATAGTTAGATTCAATTTATGAAACACAAAAGTAGCAATTTTGATTCATTACTTAAATATAAATGAGGCATAAAAGAAGGAAATTAACTCTTTCTTTAGCATATTCTTAACCAATGAGAAATGACTCACCAGTGTTTATACTGAGTCTTACAGCTGCAATCGCGTATTCTAGGGCTCGTTCTAGATTGTTCAGTGATATACTAAGTTCAGCTAGTTTGTTGAAGAGTCTGAGCTCCACGTCAAAATCATTTGTCATTCTGGCCAGGGGTACTGCCCCATCCTATGGAATAATTCAGAAATTCAAGTCAAGCGAGGTTAGAGGTATGCCTGTACAAACTTACTGAGCAAATCTTTTTTTGTAGCAAAACATATTTTCTCAGATATTTTAAACAAAGAGACCCAAAACTGACGTGGATGATACAAATATCTCCAATTGTAAAGAATTGTGTACATGTTCAGAAGTTTCGTCATCATGGATGTTTTGACCATCATTTAATAGCAGAATTTCCTTTTTTAAACCTTTTTACCTAGGGAGTTCTGCTCCATCAtccacagtttacataccaccagagGCCAACTATTATCTAGCACCTGAGATGCTGTATGATGCCatttccaaacaagaaacagtccatcccaacATATTTCAAATCATTGTTGGGGACGTCAAGTTACGTCCAGGCACAATCATCTGTTATAAGTAGCAAGGTAAAATAGCTTATTTGAATAGCAATATTTTATACCTGAAATATAAATCAGCACAGAATAAAggagttgaagggcctgtttctatgctgtagtgctctttgGCTCTAAATATGTAACAGGTAAATCCTCCATGAAAGAAAATCTGGTGGAGCCCAAAGCAAGAAAATGCCATAGACACTCGAAGGAACTAATGCTAAAATTAAGTGATTCAGATCATCCCCTGCTCACTGGTTTGCTGGGTAATTATCAAGGACAGGTCAAAGGGTTTGGATAATCCATTCTCCTGCCCCTCAAAACAAAGCTATTATTTACAATGGCACAGAGCAAGAAGTGGTGCTTATTTTGCCTGTCCCATGCTAATGAGAACCTCCCACTGACCTGTCCCCCATCTCTCCATATGCAGCAGCAGCTCAGCAATGGAGAGCCATATTTGTTGTTATGATATTCAGATATTTTCATGCACTTACCCTATAAAATTTcactgctttctctctctctctgggtccATTGTAAAACACATCTCCAGCCTCTTCATTTATTTTCATGGTAAAGTGCGTATTCTTTATTCTCTGAGCCGTCTGTACAGCAGCCTTATTGATTCATAAGAATCATCAAAAATACAAATTGATAAAATACTACAGGTTATGAAATTGAAATTGGTCAGAGCCACAAGAATAAATCAATTAATGAAGATGTATTTCTTTCAGCTGGCTCATAACATTAGTCAAGTAAAAGCCTAAGTCACTAAGACCAAATGCATTGGTACAtctttaagaggagaaatcttcAGATTTAATGGATTCAATTTTCACCTTTGTCTGGCATTAATGGGATATATATACATTGGAATATTTTCTATCCTTTTCACCTAGTAATGTAATCAGCTCCATTGCAGATGAAGGATTTTGAAGTACCGGTCTCTTCTGGCTTAAATTTTAAATATAGGAATTTTGGAATCCTATAAACTGCATGCTTCAGCCAGTTTTTGAGAAATTGCAGCTTCAATGGGCTTGCAAAAGCTATGTCAGATTACATTTGTGGGTGCTAAGTCAAAAATAACCTAACACATACAACTCCCTGGCAGCATACCAAACTGCACATCAAATCCTTGAAGAGTTAACGGAGGCTCAGGTGGCAACTTCACCGTCAGATTTCAGCAAAGCTGGGACATCACAATGTGTGTGGGTCTTGCCTGGAGGAGCGTGCTACAGTTTTTTTATCTTAGTATGGACACATTGATCTGTGTACTAACATTGTTAACTGAAAGCAACTATTACCTGTAAGTATAGTTCAACAAGTTCATCTTGTTCCATCATGTAGTAGGTTTTACCAGCCATCAGCCAGGCTTCAGCCTCCTTGCTTTGCATTCCGAGATCAATAAAATTCTTCAGGTTCTGCTTGGTGTAGCTTAGAGATGATCTGTAGGAGCTAATGTTTGAAATTATTTTACTTGCAATATTTCAACTATCACTGAATGCAAGATGCAAGAGAAACCAGATCTAAGAAAGGCAAATTTTCTGTTGCCTTGGATCATGCTGTTCCTTCCTGCATTGGCCAAGGTGAGCCATACTCAGCCTTAGTACCAGTTGCTCTTTCAGAATGACTAAGTGAGAATTTAACTTTTTGCTCAGGCAGTGTAAAAGCTGCCAGTTATTTCATGTTTATTAATCTCTTTCATAATCACTATCATTTAGAATCTCTTAGAACCTGCTGGGCCTTTTTTAAGAAACAGATATCTCACACTCAGTTTAAGGTAAAGTTTCTCTTGCAGTCGAATACTGTAATTCATTTCAGTGCGGCTGTTGTACTTGAGGCAGGTACAAGCTGGCACAGACTCAGCAGGCAGATCTCCAAGCCAGAAGGTGTCAAAACTGCAGCAGATAGTGTTGTAACTGTGAACTCCCTGAGAATTACAAACAAGCAATATAGGTGATCGCTGGCCTGTGCTGTATTGAGCAGAAGACAGGACTTCAACAACCTTTACCTGCCAACAAATCTTAATTTTCTTTAATTACAGATAATGAAATAGCCTAAATTAATTCCAAATTAATAGAGTCTTTAAAAATACAAGCTTATTATCTGAAAAGTTAGATCTGTTTCTTCACAGATGACAAGTTTTACCaacattttctttttgttattaaaACTATTTTACGATTTATTTCCAACAAGTTAAATATGATCATATACAATGAAAAGATAACAAGCAGCATAATAATGGAGATTGCCTTTGGATTGGTAAATTGTGATCACGTGAGTTCTTGGTCTATTTGATATTGATGTAATTGACTTCCAAGTCATTTGGCTTACCTTTCTGTGTTGAACAAAAAGCAATGATGACTTAGAATGGTCAGTGTTTTCATCTCCTGTTCCTTGTCTTTTAATTTACGAGCCAGCAGCAACCAGTGTTCATAATATACAATACATTGCAATTTATCATGTAAAATCTTTTCATAGAAGCTGCAGAGTTGTTCAATAGCCTGGATTTGGTCTAAATAAAAAATGCATTCATGTGAGAACAAGGAAGGTAGCTTAAACACTAATAACAGGTATTGCTCTAAGGAAATATTTGAAGAAAGTTAGAACTTAACATGGTAGAGATGAAGGAAAATAACTTGTATAAGCTTGAAGCTTTATATAACTCAGCAACACTTTTTCTGCATTATTAAGAGTCCTTTATCAAACCATTAAAGAGTTGTGTTTCAAAGTAGATCAATAAACAAAAATATCACTTGCATCAAAACAGATTAAGGCACATTCTAACTACGTTATTTCTAGGACATGCTGGAAAACAGCTTCCTGAGCTTGTTCCGGAATAAATTCCTGTACTTCTTTCAATTATCAACTTTTTCCCCTCAGTTTCTGGTATTCTAATTGTTATCCATTATAATTTGTTTTCTTTCATTAGTCCTCTGCTTCAAGTCTATCTATTTTCCAACACCTAGTTATCCAAGGTAACCTTAAACTGCTCGTATTTTTCTTTAATTACTTATTTGATGTTCTTTCTCTTTCACATTACAGAATATGTATCTGACTGCAACATGCTTTGAATGGTCCAGAGCCTGTAGATGGTTTGCTACCAATATAGATCTATGTTGCCCAGTCCTAGGTGGTAACATCTCCCTATGTTTTGTGTTATCCAGGTTAATCCTCATATGCTTGAGAAAGACCAAAATGTTAAGAAATAGAGATTGAATGGGACTTAGTggccatgaatccatgaacaacaGTTCTTTTGCACTAACAatttattgtaacttgtagtaatttttaagtcttgccacaaaacaacaaacctgacaacatgtcagtgataataaacctaattctgattttctgtttgtttttcaaCCATTCATACAAGATTGTGGATGATCCTGTCTCTGAAGCCCATGTTCCTGTCTGATTCTCATAGCTATTCACACCTGAAAGTACAATAGAATATTCTAAATCCTACTTAACCACCTTCTGCTTTAATTTTCACTCAAAGCATGTGAAAGTAGCAGCTTGAAACAGATTACTGCACACCGTAAATCTTCTTTAAAATAAACTCAATTCTCAACATTATAAGAGCAAATTCCAGATGCACAATTCCAAAACACAGCACAAAGTCCAAAAAAGATAAACTTACAATGAACATTATTGATTTTCATGGCAGTGAGAAGTGCTAGCTCACAATGCAGTCTCCCTTCATTTCTCAAGCCTCTCTCTATGTAGTATTGTCCCAGGCTCAGGAGAATTGGCACATAACCCACTTCCAAGCAGCAGTCTTGCGTTTGAAAATACAGATTTAAAGATTTCCTGAGGTAGCATCCGGGCAATGCAAGAAATTTACAATGCAGAATTAGAGATCCAAAGTTAGCATGCGCAATGGCTTGGTTACATTTTATGCCACTTTCTTCAGCAGTTATTATTGCACTATGGCAGTGTTCCACAGCTTCTTTTAGCCTGGTGTGCTTTCTTAGAGAAAGTGCCAACATGTTATAAACAACTCCCTGTTGTATAGGGTCATGCGTCTTAAGTGATGATTCTAAAAGGGAATTCAATATTTCTGATGCCATAGTTGGCTGATTATTTAGAATATATAGCCAAGCAAGGGAAAGACGAGCTTTGAaagttcctccatcattgatgCAGCTTGCTACTTCTGCAGATTTTGTCATGTAATTAATTGCCTTTTTATATAACTTATGTTGCTGgtataaatttgccaatgcaaAGTTCAAATCCCTCAGGCTGTTTACATTGCTACTGCTTGATGCAATATCCAGAGCTTCTTGAAGATAAAGTGCAGCCTGTGGAGGGATTTCTCCAGTACAAATTCCTTGAGTACTAGAGTTTACAATTGTTTCAATAAGAAAATCAGCTTTCTGCAAAGAACCAAACAATGTGGAACTTGAGCCAGGCTGAGCAAATCTTAAAGCTGCTAGGGCAAGCTGTGATAAGCATTTTTTGTTGTATATGCAACTTAAAATCAAATGCACATCTATTGGGACAATGTTACCTTGTGAACTGAAACTATTTGAAAGGAACTGTAAATGTTCAGCAAATGCTAATGCTTCTTCAGACTTGCTGCTTTCCAGAAGAAGCTTTGCTATTAGAAAACAGGTACGTGCCTCCAGGTAATAATCATTGGCAATCATTGCTCTTTTAAGGAGAATGTAAAGTATCTCCAACTCATTCTCTGAACAGTAAACATGAGATGGAATGCACATGAGAAGTGTTGCAGCCTTTTCCACAAGAGTGTGagatttttctttcatttttagCTTCAAATACACAGACGCCAAGTTCACATATAAAGCAGTCAACAGATACAAGTCGGAAAAGGTCCCTTGAATCAGAGTCATTGCTTCTTCAAAATACACTCTGGCCTGCGAGAATCTGAGTCGTTTAGCACAAAGTCTTCCCAACAGGAAACAGATTCTGCAGTATGCCCAATGTTTGTTGTACATTTTGGCCATCTCCCTTGCCTTTTCTAAATACTGTAAAACTTCCTTCTCTTCAGTTACTCCATACAAGATGGAGCCTATGAAGGAAAAATTCAAGTCATAGAAATGTTTGAAATGTGGAATGTATTCCTCTTGATTTAGAAATTTCAGCATTGGATCAAACACTTCAGGATCACTCATATCTTCAAGATTAAGATCTATATAAAATCTTGGATGCTTGGGTTGATCCATTTCTGGAACGACTTGTTCTAATTCCTTATGGAAAGAAGGGCTCTTATCTGGAATATTGTCGTGAAGAAGTCCCACTGGGTTAGATAGGTGGCGCAGATCAAACGTGGAAGGAAATAACTCCCCTAAGAAAATgtgaaaaaaaaatgaagaattAGTAATTCAGAAATATTCACAATTTCATCAAAGCATGCAAGAAAAGAAAGGGCTCTTGGTGGTTGTACTAAATACACACAGCACATAGTCACAGTGATATTAATCTTAATTTGTGATATTCACTAGAGAAATGAGGTACATTTCTGCTGATGGCAGATAATTCCCAACAATTTGTAAGTTAGCTTAATTTGTTAGTCAAATTTTAATAATTGTAACATGTCCGTTGATTGAAGAAAGATGAGTCTACAAGAACCCCTTCAGTTTCATTCCTGTTAACATTCTAAATCTGGAAATTTTTTTCACATATGCTGTATATATTAATAAAGTGATAACACAGGCAACAACATATAACCTGGTTAAATCAGGGAATTTACTAATTCTTGTACTCACCAGGCTCAGCATTTGACCTTGTGGCAACTCTCCTGTTGCCCAGGACCTCCAGCTCACTGTACTACATCTATTGCAGCAGTCTCCTGAGGAGTGTTCTCCTGGGAGGCCAATGTCAGCACTGTGTTATGATCTAGCGTTAGGGTCTTATCCTGCACTGAAGCCAGCCAGACTGATAAGGCTTCAGCAGCTGTCAAAATATCACTGAACTTGAATGCTTGTGTTGGTCTTTGACATTTAAAAGCGCAATGGagtatataaaaataataaatgcattttaacACGCCAATAAATTTGGCTCCTTCCCCTTTACAATGGGACTGTTTTAATGTGGCACAGGCCTGCAGTTAGAGAGCTGAGAAATCTGTGAAAGCCCGTGCTGTCCTTTTGGAATCCAACCAGGGGTTCATCCTTACAGTACAAGCACTGCCAGCTAACTCCGCACTGAGCAGTAATCTCTAATCATGGGGTATAGATTTACATTCTTGTTTGTGCATAACATTTCTTCAATTCTATAGAGATCCTAAGAGCTAAATGCACATAGTTGATCATATACATTGATAGGTTAAGTAGAATATAGTACATGAGATGCCATCAGCAGGCCAGCCAGATTCAGTGTAACGAGACATTCTCTAATTTCTACTGGTTCTGATGTAAGATTATAGTTGGACTTATTAATCTATTTTCTGTTTACACTGAATCTAGCTAGCCTGCCAATGGTATCTTCTGTACTGTAGTCTACTGACAACTTTGATTTTGTATATAATACTTTGAAGTCCAACTTTGAACACAGTATTTTGACTTGGAGGAGAGTTATGGCTATGAACCCAATCATCATGCAGCCTATTTACAATTACTGGACTGCTTTTTAACACTAAAGAAACACACATTGAAATCAAAAGCCTGAAACAAGAACTGAGTCCTCCTCATTTGCTTCCTGCTTTCATTTTACCCAGGTAACCAGGACATCAAATCCCAAGACTCACTCTCGAACACTTCAGTTTCGTGGGGATAACTTCCCACACAAAAAGCCCAAGCACATTAATCAATGTGACTGCAATCAGGAACACCATTTAGCTCACTTTTGAAGGTTCAAATCTTCAGGTCATTTCTAACTTCTGCTCTTTAAGATGCTCCATTCTTAAAACATATTGCCTTTTAATCCCCTGTGCACCACACAGGATTAAAAACCAAGAGTGCCCAGACAGAAAATAAATCACACATTTGGAACAGAGAGAAAGTGATTGATGGAGTTAACGACTGAATGTTAAGCACAAAAATATAAGGTTGGAAGAAAACACACCTAAACGATAAACAGTGTTGATATCACTCTGGGAGAGCTTATTCAAAAGATTGATGCAATGTCGTTCATCAGGTTTTCTAAACTTGTTCAAAGAAGATTTTTCTTCTTCACTTAAGAATAAAAGGTGGGCTTCTCTGTGAATCAGAAGTTAGATATTAACAACACT
This genomic window contains:
- the sh3tc2 gene encoding SH3 domain and tetratricopeptide repeat-containing protein 2 isoform X1, whose translation is MPLMQKIDGQALHGHKSAGIANKKQCSLDVNSAEEEKRTKGFNNSLEPLPGTARYTDPLRDGMLNCNTQFSCTRVEEETGSEFFSSRLAGIEENSTSTTTAVSTEKESPFLSLNSSGYWSDLQNQSVETDGESTHGDKMAVGKWEHRSELQSPDQDTSCEEHLLGPSVKLEFPKDVTLSYSVIRQKSGLVDHELQEATRRRLCILESETKDVRVLFNELSSRLVSVHAEKDFFVLTFKTVEEIWKFTTYLSLGFVGRCLENLLLDQRFWLNVSLVEDVRIQVEVNEAHFSLMYLDLLLQEGHFFTRALSNIPKSEEQDLHICKEDLIKVKDIGDDSNWEATALSTNEKGLVPVSAPQALLYPFYQWFLKTRAENFGGYEKCKHQFPHSIGTGTCIATVDYKAGEVDELCFSEGEKIQIIGFLLSNLNWFLGKSFSTGDTGFVPVKHMRPEQFKPLEAHLLFLSEEEKSSLNKFRKPDERHCINLLNKLSQSDINTVYRLGELFPSTFDLRHLSNPVGLLHDNIPDKSPSFHKELEQVVPEMDQPKHPRFYIDLNLEDMSDPEVFDPMLKFLNQEEYIPHFKHFYDLNFSFIGSILYGVTEEKEVLQYLEKAREMAKMYNKHWAYCRICFLLGRLCAKRLRFSQARVYFEEAMTLIQGTFSDLYLLTALYVNLASVYLKLKMKEKSHTLVEKAATLLMCIPSHVYCSENELEILYILLKRAMIANDYYLEARTCFLIAKLLLESSKSEEALAFAEHLQFLSNSFSSQGNIVPIDVHLILSCIYNKKCLSQLALAALRFAQPGSSSTLFGSLQKADFLIETIVNSSTQGICTGEIPPQAALYLQEALDIASSSSNVNSLRDLNFALANLYQQHKLYKKAINYMTKSAEVASCINDGGTFKARLSLAWLYILNNQPTMASEILNSLLESSLKTHDPIQQGVVYNMLALSLRKHTRLKEAVEHCHSAIITAEESGIKCNQAIAHANFGSLILHCKFLALPGCYLRKSLNLYFQTQDCCLEVGYVPILLSLGQYYIERGLRNEGRLHCELALLTAMKINNVHYQIQAIEQLCSFYEKILHDKLQCIVYYEHWLLLARKLKDKEQEMKTLTILSHHCFLFNTESSYRSSLSYTKQNLKNFIDLGMQSKEAEAWLMAGKTYYMMEQDELVELYLQAAVQTAQRIKNTHFTMKINEEAGDVFYNGPREREKAVKFYRDGAVPLARMTNDFDVELRLFNKLAELSISLNNLERALEYAIAAVRLSINTGDQLKERVAFYRLATVYYLYQQYEMAENYYLKALSLSSHLLRSPKEAKFYLKTYFRLGDITLHKLKDPHDAAGYFQMAFAAAIELGSNEDLFNICTKLANIYKNYIVNEDLCSQFVEKAKALSNKLHKTKQSSSSN
- the sh3tc2 gene encoding SH3 domain and tetratricopeptide repeat-containing protein 2 isoform X2, with the translated sequence MPLMQKIDGQALHGHKSAGIANKKQCSLDVNSAEEEKRTKGFNNSLEPLPGTARYTDPLRDGMLNCNTQFSCTRVEEETGSEFFSSRLAGIEENSTSTTTAVSTGKWEHRSELQSPDQDTSCEEHLLGPSVKLEFPKDVTLSYSVIRQKSGLVDHELQEATRRRLCILESETKDVRVLFNELSSRLVSVHAEKDFFVLTFKTVEEIWKFTTYLSLGFVGRCLENLLLDQRFWLNVSLVEDVRIQVEVNEAHFSLMYLDLLLQEGHFFTRALSNIPKSEEQDLHICKEDLIKVKDIGDDSNWEATALSTNEKGLVPVSAPQALLYPFYQWFLKTRAENFGGYEKCKHQFPHSIGTGTCIATVDYKAGEVDELCFSEGEKIQIIGFLLSNLNWFLGKSFSTGDTGFVPVKHMRPEQFKPLEAHLLFLSEEEKSSLNKFRKPDERHCINLLNKLSQSDINTVYRLGELFPSTFDLRHLSNPVGLLHDNIPDKSPSFHKELEQVVPEMDQPKHPRFYIDLNLEDMSDPEVFDPMLKFLNQEEYIPHFKHFYDLNFSFIGSILYGVTEEKEVLQYLEKAREMAKMYNKHWAYCRICFLLGRLCAKRLRFSQARVYFEEAMTLIQGTFSDLYLLTALYVNLASVYLKLKMKEKSHTLVEKAATLLMCIPSHVYCSENELEILYILLKRAMIANDYYLEARTCFLIAKLLLESSKSEEALAFAEHLQFLSNSFSSQGNIVPIDVHLILSCIYNKKCLSQLALAALRFAQPGSSSTLFGSLQKADFLIETIVNSSTQGICTGEIPPQAALYLQEALDIASSSSNVNSLRDLNFALANLYQQHKLYKKAINYMTKSAEVASCINDGGTFKARLSLAWLYILNNQPTMASEILNSLLESSLKTHDPIQQGVVYNMLALSLRKHTRLKEAVEHCHSAIITAEESGIKCNQAIAHANFGSLILHCKFLALPGCYLRKSLNLYFQTQDCCLEVGYVPILLSLGQYYIERGLRNEGRLHCELALLTAMKINNVHYQIQAIEQLCSFYEKILHDKLQCIVYYEHWLLLARKLKDKEQEMKTLTILSHHCFLFNTESSYRSSLSYTKQNLKNFIDLGMQSKEAEAWLMAGKTYYMMEQDELVELYLQAAVQTAQRIKNTHFTMKINEEAGDVFYNGPREREKAVKFYRDGAVPLARMTNDFDVELRLFNKLAELSISLNNLERALEYAIAAVRLSINTGDQLKERVAFYRLATVYYLYQQYEMAENYYLKALSLSSHLLRSPKEAKFYLKTYFRLGDITLHKLKDPHDAAGYFQMAFAAAIELGSNEDLFNICTKLANIYKNYIVNEDLCSQFVEKAKALSNKLHKTKQSSSSN